A window of the Microbulbifer aggregans genome harbors these coding sequences:
- a CDS encoding PilZ domain-containing protein yields MKGMGGGARNGILSLKIQDKSVLYAAYMPFVKNGGLFISTDKSYNLGDEVFLLLSLMDEPEKVPVAGKVVWITPAGAQGNRTPGIGVQFSDKDNIAQGKIETYLAGSLESSRPTHTL; encoded by the coding sequence ATGAAAGGCATGGGGGGCGGTGCCCGTAACGGCATCCTATCGCTGAAGATTCAGGACAAATCAGTGCTCTACGCGGCCTACATGCCGTTCGTCAAGAATGGAGGCCTGTTCATCAGCACAGATAAGTCCTATAACCTCGGTGACGAGGTATTCCTGCTGCTTAGCCTGATGGACGAGCCCGAGAAGGTCCCTGTCGCAGGTAAAGTCGTGTGGATCACACCCGCCGGAGCCCAGGGAAACCGTACCCCCGGTATCGGTGTACAGTTCAGCGATAAGGACAATATCGCGCAGGGCAAAATTGAGACCTATCTGGCCGGATCTCTCGAATCCAGCCGTCCGACCCATACGCTGTAA
- a CDS encoding DNA polymerase III subunit delta', producing the protein MSQADIQKSPIPSPLPWQRDAWTRLGSQWHAGRCPHALLLSGQAGLGKRRFAEAFAALVLCDSPRQGLACGECRGCRLWGAGSHPDFLRVEPEKEGGPIKVEQVRQLGGFVGQTSGREGARVVLLAPAEAMNINAANALLKNLEEPASSVIFLLVSDAPAGLLPTIRSRCQTVPFPAPAEESALQWLRDGGLEGASARSALAVAGGAPLRALALAEPESLELREQFLADLSGLSQGTASPVTLAGRWETPGDGCELTELLLFWQQWLVQMLRARSSDSGVDEQLGRFLQRLPGSGQEALRPLFSFYDQLLQARQALASGANPNRRLLMEELLIRWTRLYGG; encoded by the coding sequence TTGTCTCAAGCTGATATCCAGAAAAGTCCCATACCCTCGCCACTGCCCTGGCAGAGGGATGCCTGGACCCGTCTTGGCTCCCAGTGGCATGCCGGACGTTGCCCGCACGCATTGCTCCTGAGCGGGCAAGCGGGGCTTGGCAAGAGACGGTTTGCCGAGGCATTTGCCGCACTAGTGCTCTGCGATTCACCACGGCAGGGACTCGCCTGCGGCGAATGTCGCGGCTGCAGGCTTTGGGGAGCGGGTTCCCATCCTGACTTCCTGCGCGTTGAGCCGGAGAAAGAGGGCGGTCCAATCAAAGTTGAACAGGTCCGCCAATTGGGTGGGTTTGTCGGCCAAACCAGCGGCAGGGAAGGGGCGCGGGTAGTCCTGTTGGCTCCGGCTGAAGCCATGAATATCAATGCCGCCAACGCCCTGCTGAAAAACCTGGAGGAGCCAGCCTCTTCGGTGATTTTCCTGCTGGTGAGTGACGCTCCTGCAGGGCTGCTGCCCACTATTCGGAGCCGCTGCCAGACAGTTCCTTTCCCTGCTCCTGCCGAGGAGTCAGCCCTGCAGTGGCTGCGAGATGGGGGGCTGGAGGGGGCGTCTGCACGCAGCGCACTTGCTGTCGCGGGTGGGGCGCCGTTGCGTGCTCTCGCCCTGGCAGAGCCGGAGTCACTGGAACTGCGCGAACAGTTTCTCGCCGACCTGTCGGGGCTGTCGCAGGGGACGGCTTCACCGGTCACTCTGGCCGGGCGCTGGGAGACTCCCGGTGATGGGTGTGAGCTCACTGAACTGCTGCTTTTCTGGCAGCAGTGGTTGGTGCAGATGCTGAGGGCCCGGAGCAGTGATAGCGGCGTGGATGAGCAGTTGGGAAGGTTCCTCCAGCGCCTGCCCGGTTCAGGTCAGGAAGCGTTGCGACCGCTATTCTCATTCTACGACCAGCTACTACAGGCCCGGCAGGCGCTGGCCAGTGGCGCCAACCCCAACCGTCGATTGCTGATGGAGGAGCTCCTGATCCGCTGGACGCGCCTCTACGGCGGTTAG
- the tmk gene encoding dTMP kinase, giving the protein MPKGRFITLEGGEGVGKSTNLRFITDWMRERDIDFIQTREPGGTPLAEQLRALLLENREESVDPTAELLMVFAARAQHLAQVIRPALARGAWVICDRFTDATYAYQGGGRGLDRGLIAQLEQTVQGDLRPDRVLLLDLDPEIGLSRAAETGAADRFESEKLGFFHKVRDAYLARAAAAPDRYAVVNAARPLDEVQQRLAVELESLLKHP; this is encoded by the coding sequence ATGCCGAAAGGAAGATTCATTACCCTCGAGGGCGGTGAAGGGGTCGGGAAGTCCACCAACCTGCGTTTCATCACCGACTGGATGCGCGAGCGGGATATCGACTTCATTCAGACACGAGAGCCGGGTGGGACGCCTCTGGCAGAGCAGTTAAGGGCGCTGTTACTCGAAAATCGCGAGGAAAGCGTCGACCCCACAGCAGAGTTGCTGATGGTGTTTGCTGCGCGAGCGCAGCATCTGGCCCAGGTTATTCGGCCAGCCCTTGCCCGGGGAGCCTGGGTCATCTGCGACCGCTTTACTGATGCGACCTACGCCTACCAGGGGGGTGGTCGTGGCCTCGACCGCGGCCTGATTGCGCAACTGGAGCAAACCGTTCAGGGCGACCTGAGGCCGGATCGGGTGCTCCTGCTGGACCTGGATCCCGAGATCGGGCTGTCCCGGGCTGCAGAGACTGGAGCTGCCGATCGCTTTGAGAGTGAAAAGCTGGGGTTCTTCCACAAAGTCCGCGATGCCTATCTTGCCCGCGCGGCCGCAGCGCCTGATCGATACGCGGTGGTAAACGCCGCGCGTCCACTCGACGAAGTGCAGCAGCGGCTGGCGGTGGAGCTCGAAAGCCTGCTCAAACACCCCTGA
- the mltG gene encoding endolytic transglycosylase MltG encodes MVDKKKGKQKKRPWRFLLAGSVLLLVTVGIASLGAQKSLVQPLAVEEGGLRFQVETGSNLSRVLRQLQSEGVVKWPRLVLLYAYWQDKTGIHAGEYLLPKGTNAMDLVDRLHRGDVTRYRLTLVEGWTARQALDQIRAGRNVVQTDAGGSTESALEALGLDAPSLEGWIFPDTYIYRSGTTDIELLKQAHERMRRVLEDEWEQRSDALPFDTPEEALILASLVEKETGQPSERDEIAGVFVRRLQRGMRLQTDPTVIYGLGEDFDGDLRRSHLRQATPYNTYVINGLPPTPIALPGREAIRAALNPKDGDSLYFVAKGNGYHHFSSTLAEHNRAVREYQLKRRADYRSSPGKEN; translated from the coding sequence GTGGTAGATAAGAAAAAAGGCAAACAGAAAAAGCGGCCCTGGCGTTTCCTGCTCGCAGGCTCAGTTCTGCTTCTGGTCACCGTTGGCATTGCCTCGCTGGGGGCTCAGAAAAGTCTCGTTCAGCCTCTGGCAGTGGAAGAGGGTGGGCTGCGGTTTCAGGTAGAAACCGGCAGTAACCTTTCCAGGGTATTGCGGCAACTGCAGTCGGAGGGGGTGGTGAAGTGGCCGCGACTGGTACTTCTCTACGCATACTGGCAGGACAAGACTGGCATTCACGCCGGAGAGTATCTGTTGCCCAAGGGCACGAATGCCATGGACCTGGTGGACCGTCTTCACCGGGGTGACGTGACCCGTTATCGGTTGACGCTGGTTGAGGGCTGGACGGCGCGGCAGGCTCTGGACCAGATCCGCGCCGGCCGCAATGTCGTGCAAACGGATGCCGGCGGGTCAACGGAGAGCGCCCTGGAGGCCCTGGGGCTTGATGCGCCCAGTCTCGAGGGCTGGATATTTCCGGATACCTATATTTACCGCTCAGGCACCACGGATATTGAGCTGCTGAAGCAGGCGCATGAGCGCATGCGCAGGGTGCTTGAAGATGAGTGGGAGCAGCGCAGCGATGCGCTGCCCTTTGACACTCCGGAGGAGGCGCTGATTCTGGCCTCACTGGTCGAGAAGGAAACCGGTCAGCCGTCAGAGCGGGATGAAATCGCCGGTGTCTTTGTTCGCAGGCTGCAACGCGGTATGCGGCTGCAGACAGATCCAACGGTGATCTACGGGCTTGGTGAGGACTTTGACGGTGACTTGCGGCGTTCCCATCTCCGTCAGGCCACGCCCTATAACACCTATGTCATCAACGGGCTGCCGCCGACTCCCATCGCACTGCCGGGCCGGGAGGCTATCCGGGCAGCGCTGAACCCGAAGGATGGTGACAGCCTGTACTTTGTGGCCAAGGGGAACGGTTACCATCATTTCTCTTCGACCCTGGCTGAGCACAACCGCGCAGTCCGTGAGTACCAGTTGAAGCGCCGCGCGGATTATCGCTCGAGCCCAGGGAAAGAGAACTGA
- a CDS encoding aminotransferase class IV has translation MDLPLLVINGQASGSLPDDAQITHGLLETMRGARGSVPLWPYHRARLMRSNRVSVSVLDRIGRFLGKALGSLSHHELRLRLRVGLFDGCPYWDLRAEPLVAPAGLGKGVTLYLCETRLPCGESANAGCKELARSRYNRAMEELPFNDLLHDGLLLDDRGLLVETLRCNLLLWQDGRWVTPDLAHCGVRGVMRDWLRERVAIVETSLDLESLEAAQEVAICNSVRGVIPVRALNGSHKWAVGQQTSRLQNLVVEELW, from the coding sequence ATGGATCTCCCCCTGCTAGTCATCAATGGCCAGGCCTCTGGCTCCCTTCCCGATGATGCGCAGATTACCCATGGTCTTCTCGAAACCATGCGTGGCGCACGCGGCAGTGTGCCCCTGTGGCCCTATCATCGTGCGCGCCTCATGCGGAGTAACCGGGTGTCGGTGTCCGTTCTAGACCGTATCGGACGCTTTCTTGGTAAAGCGCTCGGGTCCCTGAGCCACCACGAGCTCAGGTTGCGCCTGCGCGTCGGCCTCTTTGATGGCTGCCCCTACTGGGACCTGCGGGCAGAACCTTTAGTGGCTCCCGCAGGTCTAGGTAAGGGCGTGACCCTGTATCTTTGTGAGACACGACTCCCCTGTGGCGAAAGTGCCAATGCGGGCTGCAAAGAGCTGGCCCGGTCGCGATATAATCGCGCCATGGAGGAGTTGCCCTTTAATGATCTCCTCCACGATGGATTGCTGCTGGATGACCGGGGGCTACTTGTAGAGACGCTGCGCTGTAATCTGCTGCTCTGGCAGGATGGTCGCTGGGTCACGCCCGACCTTGCACACTGTGGTGTCCGTGGAGTCATGCGGGATTGGCTCAGGGAAAGGGTGGCCATTGTCGAGACCTCTCTCGACCTGGAAAGCCTTGAGGCGGCGCAAGAGGTTGCGATCTGCAACAGTGTTCGCGGTGTGATTCCCGTGCGGGCGCTCAACGGGTCGCACAAATGGGCGGTTGGGCAGCAAACATCTCGTTTACAGAATTTGGTGGTTGAAGAGCTGTGGTAG
- the fabF gene encoding beta-ketoacyl-ACP synthase II yields MSRRRVVVTGMGMVSPLGNTVDETWSGILAGTSGAAPIDKFDVSAFSTRFAAMVKDFDPTPYMAAKDARKMDMFLQYGMVAAIQAVEDSGLEVTEDNAPRVGACIGSGMGGIAAIEENAMLIAERGPRRVSPFFVPGAIINMVAGNISIKYGMKGPNLSTTTACTTGTHAVGLGLRAIQYGDADVMVCGGAEMVTTPVGLGGFCAARALSTRNDDPKTASRPWDQDRDGFVLGEGAGVLVLEEYEHAKARGATILAELAGFGMSGDAHHMTSPPEDGAGAALSMRNALNDAQLGPEGVQYINAHGTSTPLGDKAEIQAVRSVFGDNAEGIAVSSTKSMTGHLLGAAGAIEAIFSVLAIRDQVAPPTINLENPDSACAGINLVPGEAQKLSIDAVLSNSFGFGGTNGSLIFKRV; encoded by the coding sequence GTGTCGCGTAGAAGAGTAGTCGTTACCGGAATGGGAATGGTGAGCCCGCTGGGCAACACCGTAGATGAAACCTGGTCCGGAATCCTCGCGGGCACCAGCGGTGCCGCACCGATTGATAAGTTTGATGTCTCTGCCTTTTCCACCCGCTTTGCGGCGATGGTGAAAGACTTTGATCCGACGCCGTACATGGCGGCCAAAGACGCCCGCAAGATGGATATGTTCTTGCAGTATGGAATGGTCGCGGCCATTCAGGCGGTAGAGGACAGCGGCCTGGAAGTGACTGAGGACAATGCGCCCCGTGTTGGTGCCTGCATCGGTTCCGGCATGGGCGGAATTGCGGCGATCGAGGAAAATGCGATGCTGATCGCAGAGAGGGGCCCACGCAGGGTGTCTCCCTTCTTTGTCCCTGGGGCCATTATCAATATGGTTGCCGGCAACATTTCCATTAAATATGGAATGAAAGGCCCGAACCTTTCCACGACGACGGCCTGTACCACCGGCACCCATGCCGTTGGCCTCGGCTTGCGGGCAATTCAATACGGCGATGCTGACGTTATGGTCTGCGGTGGCGCTGAGATGGTAACCACCCCCGTGGGACTCGGCGGTTTCTGTGCCGCTCGCGCACTCTCTACCCGCAATGACGACCCCAAGACTGCCAGCCGGCCGTGGGATCAGGATCGAGATGGGTTTGTTCTCGGTGAGGGCGCAGGTGTCCTCGTGTTGGAGGAGTATGAACACGCGAAGGCCCGCGGTGCGACGATTCTGGCAGAGCTCGCAGGCTTTGGTATGAGTGGCGACGCTCACCATATGACCTCTCCCCCCGAGGACGGGGCTGGTGCAGCTCTGTCTATGCGCAATGCGCTAAACGACGCTCAGCTGGGCCCTGAAGGAGTTCAGTACATCAATGCCCACGGCACCTCAACGCCGCTCGGAGACAAGGCGGAGATCCAGGCAGTGCGATCTGTGTTTGGCGACAATGCCGAAGGCATTGCTGTGAGCTCCACCAAGTCCATGACCGGTCATCTGCTGGGTGCGGCGGGAGCCATTGAGGCAATTTTCTCCGTTCTGGCGATCCGCGATCAGGTAGCGCCGCCCACGATCAATCTGGAAAATCCGGATTCGGCGTGCGCTGGTATCAACCTGGTACCGGGTGAGGCCCAGAAGCTGTCCATCGATGCTGTATTGTCGAACTCGTTCGGCTTCGGTGGCACCAACGGCTCTCTGATCTTCAAGCGCGTTTAA
- the acpP gene encoding acyl carrier protein gives MSSIEERVKKIVAEQLGVKEEDVKPEASFVEDLGADSLDTVELVMALEEEFETEIPDEEAEKITTVQLAIDYIKENLG, from the coding sequence ATGAGCAGCATTGAAGAGCGCGTAAAAAAGATCGTTGCTGAACAGCTGGGCGTTAAGGAAGAAGACGTAAAACCTGAAGCCTCTTTTGTTGAAGATCTGGGCGCTGACTCCCTCGACACAGTTGAGTTGGTAATGGCTCTCGAAGAGGAATTCGAAACCGAAATTCCCGACGAAGAAGCTGAAAAAATTACAACTGTCCAGCTGGCTATCGATTACATCAAGGAAAACCTTGGTTAA
- the fabG gene encoding 3-oxoacyl-ACP reductase FabG, producing MTLNTSLKDRVALVTGASRGIGAAIADMLGEQGAIVIGTATSEGGAEKISQRFAEKGIAGSGKVLDVTSADSVAGLLESVKAEFGAPTILVNNAGITKDNLLMRMKDDEWASVLETNLTAVYRVSKACLRDMTKARWGRIINISSVVGSMGNPGQSNYAATKAGVAGFGRSLAAEVGSRGITVNTVAPGFIDTDMTKVLPEAQREALMGKIPLGRLGAPEEIASVVAFLASEAGGYVTGETIHVNGGMYMG from the coding sequence ATGACACTAAATACTTCTTTAAAAGACCGGGTAGCTCTGGTCACTGGCGCCAGCCGTGGTATCGGCGCTGCAATTGCCGATATGCTGGGAGAGCAGGGCGCCATCGTAATTGGCACTGCAACCAGCGAAGGTGGGGCGGAAAAGATCAGCCAGCGCTTTGCCGAAAAAGGCATTGCAGGTAGCGGTAAGGTGCTGGATGTCACCAGTGCAGATAGCGTGGCCGGCCTGCTGGAAAGCGTGAAAGCTGAGTTTGGTGCACCGACAATTCTCGTCAACAACGCCGGCATCACCAAAGATAACCTGCTGATGCGCATGAAAGATGATGAGTGGGCGTCTGTTCTGGAGACTAACCTGACCGCTGTGTACCGCGTCAGCAAAGCCTGCCTGCGAGACATGACCAAGGCGCGCTGGGGTCGCATCATTAATATCAGTTCCGTGGTTGGCAGTATGGGCAACCCGGGCCAGAGCAACTACGCTGCCACCAAGGCGGGTGTTGCAGGCTTTGGCCGCTCACTGGCTGCAGAGGTAGGCTCACGGGGCATCACCGTCAATACCGTTGCCCCGGGCTTTATCGATACCGATATGACCAAGGTTTTACCGGAAGCCCAGCGAGAAGCCCTGATGGGCAAAATTCCTCTCGGTCGCCTTGGAGCCCCCGAGGAGATCGCATCCGTTGTCGCTTTTTTGGCCAGTGAGGCAGGCGGTTACGTGACCGGTGAGACCATTCATGTGAATGGCGGGATGTATATGGGCTGA
- the fabD gene encoding ACP S-malonyltransferase, with protein sequence MTSARLAFVFPGQGSQQIGMLADAAAEFPEVQQTFSEASDVLGYDLWDLSQNGEQADINLTERTQPLLLTASVALYRVWVARGGAVPARMAGHSLGEWSALVCAGVLDFSDAVRLVRERGRLMQEAVPAGEGAMAAVIGLDDAAVEAACRESAQGEVVAAVNYNSPGQVVIAGSSAAVERAIEACKAAGAKRAMPLPVSAPFHTELMRPAAEKLAPQIDATEFRTPEVPVVHNVHAKTESDPAAIKQLMVEQIYSPVRWTSCVQSMAADGIEILVECGPGKVLAGLAKRIDRQLSSHNIEAPAQLQEALQTIAQ encoded by the coding sequence ATGACCAGTGCACGGCTCGCATTCGTTTTCCCCGGTCAGGGTTCGCAGCAGATAGGTATGCTTGCGGACGCGGCCGCTGAGTTTCCTGAAGTCCAGCAGACTTTTTCCGAAGCCTCAGATGTTCTCGGCTACGACCTCTGGGATTTAAGCCAGAATGGCGAGCAGGCGGACATCAACCTTACTGAGCGCACCCAACCCCTTCTTCTTACCGCCAGTGTGGCGCTGTATCGCGTGTGGGTAGCCCGCGGTGGGGCAGTCCCCGCCCGAATGGCCGGTCACAGTCTCGGAGAGTGGTCCGCGCTGGTATGTGCCGGGGTGCTCGACTTCTCCGATGCGGTGCGCCTTGTTCGTGAACGCGGGCGCTTGATGCAGGAGGCGGTGCCTGCGGGCGAGGGCGCGATGGCCGCGGTCATCGGCCTGGATGACGCAGCCGTAGAGGCCGCCTGCCGTGAGTCTGCCCAGGGTGAAGTAGTTGCGGCAGTCAACTATAACTCTCCGGGTCAGGTCGTGATTGCCGGTAGCAGTGCTGCAGTTGAGCGGGCGATTGAAGCCTGTAAGGCGGCAGGAGCCAAGAGAGCGATGCCGCTGCCGGTCAGCGCCCCCTTCCATACGGAGTTGATGCGCCCGGCGGCAGAAAAGCTCGCACCTCAGATTGATGCGACAGAGTTCCGCACACCGGAAGTACCGGTTGTGCACAATGTGCATGCCAAAACAGAATCCGACCCGGCGGCAATCAAGCAGTTGATGGTTGAGCAGATTTACAGCCCCGTTCGTTGGACTTCCTGTGTCCAGTCGATGGCGGCGGACGGCATTGAGATCCTCGTTGAGTGTGGGCCGGGCAAAGTCCTGGCGGGCCTCGCCAAGCGAATTGATCGTCAGCTCAGCAGCCACAATATTGAGGCGCCGGCCCAGCTGCAGGAAGCCCTGCAGACGATTGCACAGTAA